The following is a genomic window from Corynebacterium incognita.
GTCGCCGTGGGTACAGACGGACTCGGCGCGCACGTCGAGCACGGAGCCATCGACGGCAGTGATCGAGCCCTTGGTGGCTACCTGGAGCACGCGCGCGGCTACCGCCTCCGGGTCATGCATGACGGCGTTGTCCTGGGTGCGGGACACGAGTGTGCCGTCGGGATTGTAGTTGCGGTCAGAGAAGGCTTCGCGGATAACTCGTAGGCCGGCCTTCTCGGCGAGGTCGCAGGCCACGGCGCCGGGCAGGAGCATGAGCGGCAGATCGCCGAAGGCTTTCACGCCGTCGACTACGGCCTGTGCCTGGGCCTCGTGGTGCACGATGGCGTTGTAGAGCGCGCCGTGCGGCTTGACGTAGGAGACTGCGGTGCCGTTCGCGCGGCACAGGGCGTCAAGGGCGCCGATTTGGTACAGGGTCTCGTCCGCGAGCTCGGCGGGGGAGTACTCCATGAAGCGGCGGCCGAATCCGGCGATGTCGTTGTAGCCGATGTGGGCGCCGACGACGACGCCGCGCTCAGCGGCGGCCTTGACGGTCTGGGCGATGGAGTGGGCGTCACCGGCGTGGAAGCCGCAGGCCACGTTGGCGCTGGAGACCATGTCCAGCATGGCGGCGTCGTCCGCCACGGGATTGCCCGCGGTGGTTTCGCCGAGATCGGCGTTGAGATCAATGGTCACTGTCATGACTGAAGCTGCCACCCCTTTTGTGAAGATAAAGCTAGTGATACGGAGACCCGAAGATTGTTGAACAATCTTGAATGGGATGAGGATAGTGTAGACCCAAACCCGCAAAATGTGAAGCTCGCCATAAATGTATTGGAAAGGTTGTGGGGCACACCTTGTCGTGGGGGTGATCCAGGCTCTACTAGGGTAGGTTTCTCATACAGCGGACACATGGCGCACTCATGTTGCATAATGTGACCTGAACCTCAAACTGGCAGGGGCTTCGGCTAGACGCATCCCCGGCTGGCAGTGCCCACGAACGAAAGGAAGTTATGCGAACCACCATTGGCGAGTTCTTGCTCCGCCGTCTGAAAGAAGTAGGAGTCTCCGAGGTCATCGGCGTTCCCGGCGACTTCAACCTCAACTGGCTGGAACAGATCGAGGCCTTCGACGGCGTCCGCTTCGTGGGCACCTGCAACGAACTCAACGCCGCCTACGCGGTGGACGGCTACGCCCGCCAGCGCCGCCTCGGCGCCTTGCTCACCACCTACGGCGTGGGCGAACTCTCCGCGCTGAACGGCGTGGCCGGTGCCGCCGCGGAGCACGTGCCTTTCATCTCCGTCGCTGGCGCGCCGCCCCTCTTCGCCATCGAGTATCGCTACCTGGTGCACCATTCCCTGGCGGAGGGCAACTTTGACAACATGCTCGCCGCCTTCCGCCCATTCACCGCGGCCGCCGTGCGCCTGACCCCGGCCAACGCCGTGGTGGAAATCGACCGCGTCATCTCGCTGGCTGTGCGCGAGTCCCTCCCGGTCCACATCCAGGTGCCGTCTGACATCACGCACTTGGAGGTGGATGTCCCGGACACCCCGCTGGATCCAGAACTGCCGACCTCCGACGAGCGCCGACTTGCCGACGCCGTGGACGCGACCGTCGCCAAGCTCAAGGATGCCAAGGCCCCACTGGTGCTGGTGGACCAGGACGCCGCGCGCCACGAATTCCAGCAGGACCTGCTGACCTTCGTGGAAACCACTGGCGTGAACTACTCCCAGCTGCCGTCCGGCAAGGCCATCCTCCCGGAGCGCCACCCGCAGTTCATCGGGACCTACAACGGCAAAGCCTCCGCGCCTGGTGTGCAGGACCGCGTGGAAACCGCCGACTTCCTGCTCACCACCACCCCGCGCTTCATCGAGGTGAACTCGGGCGGGTTCACCCACGACCTGCCAGAGGCGTCCGTGGTCAACGTGGGCGACCAGCACGTAGCCGTGGGCGGCGAGTTCTACGTGGGCATCAACACCCGCGAGTTTTTCGCCCGCCTCAATGAGGCCGTGGCCAACCTCGGGAAGGTCGCCGGCGACGGTGAGGCAAAGGAGGAAGCACAGTCCGCTGCGCTGCCGGAGGTGGCCGAGGACTTCGGCGGCGACAAGCCTTTGACCCACGAGCGCATCTGGAACCGCTTCGGGGCCTTCATTAAGGAAGGCGACGTGGTGGTGGCTGAGGCCGGTACCTCCAACATCGGCCTGGGTACCCAGCGCTTCCCGGACGGTGTCACCTACATCAACTCGCCAATCTGGGGTTCCATCGGCTTCACCCTGCCCGCGACCTTGGGCTCTATGCTTGCTGCGGAGGATCGTCGCCACGTGCTGTTTATCGGCGACGGCTCCTTCCAGCTCACCGCGCAGGAACTGTCCACCATGCTGCGCCAGGACCAGAAGCCCATCATCGTCCTGCTCAACAACCGCGGCTACACCATCGAGCGCTACATTCTGGGCATGGACCGCGAGTACAACGACATCGCGAACTGGGACTACGCTGGCCTGCCCAAGGTCTTCGACGCGGA
Proteins encoded in this region:
- a CDS encoding alpha-keto acid decarboxylase family protein; its protein translation is MRTTIGEFLLRRLKEVGVSEVIGVPGDFNLNWLEQIEAFDGVRFVGTCNELNAAYAVDGYARQRRLGALLTTYGVGELSALNGVAGAAAEHVPFISVAGAPPLFAIEYRYLVHHSLAEGNFDNMLAAFRPFTAAAVRLTPANAVVEIDRVISLAVRESLPVHIQVPSDITHLEVDVPDTPLDPELPTSDERRLADAVDATVAKLKDAKAPLVLVDQDAARHEFQQDLLTFVETTGVNYSQLPSGKAILPERHPQFIGTYNGKASAPGVQDRVETADFLLTTTPRFIEVNSGGFTHDLPEASVVNVGDQHVAVGGEFYVGINTREFFARLNEAVANLGKVAGDGEAKEEAQSAALPEVAEDFGGDKPLTHERIWNRFGAFIKEGDVVVAEAGTSNIGLGTQRFPDGVTYINSPIWGSIGFTLPATLGSMLAAEDRRHVLFIGDGSFQLTAQELSTMLRQDQKPIIVLLNNRGYTIERYILGMDREYNDIANWDYAGLPKVFDAETTMEALQARTEGELEDALAAIEKLDGEKGVFLEIHMDPEDAPAGLRAFGPQTADFDYGPLGPRNP
- a CDS encoding LamB/YcsF family protein — encoded protein: MTVTIDLNADLGETTAGNPVADDAAMLDMVSSANVACGFHAGDAHSIAQTVKAAAERGVVVGAHIGYNDIAGFGRRFMEYSPAELADETLYQIGALDALCRANGTAVSYVKPHGALYNAIVHHEAQAQAVVDGVKAFGDLPLMLLPGAVACDLAEKAGLRVIREAFSDRNYNPDGTLVSRTQDNAVMHDPEAVAARVLQVATKGSITAVDGSVLDVRAESVCTHGDSPGAVELLRGVVKQLGDQGIEIRSFL